One segment of Acropora muricata isolate sample 2 chromosome 8, ASM3666990v1, whole genome shotgun sequence DNA contains the following:
- the LOC136925484 gene encoding uncharacterized protein, whose protein sequence is MFFFFFDCIPCCKRRTVNTITSTFFLLTVFIFFRISFFYFQLNASSTDSSDNDQEAQLDDQSPTTLRQSSRKKRLRYESDGNKRNQMDRRYMRSMQKKMTEWYKRTKLPTLCLAFRKGQFWIATDVPQLKGFAQDVHVQQAFLRQFRAGFNPLPAQSAVQQSELNEEFPKEYDDFRVTDLRKIVIKAVMSDGRTRPSWGKPASRPCWWPCDIPFVDVNNHKTRPRMEQLLAILNSFNEWKDHGGMSADSDNLIEHDEPQSPEVPIAVESTPPAAEASSTSVQCTSTAAYAPAVGALSTSTPIQRSSAQTQLTPISSQVSSAPTHCTSTPVTFALPTSSEQPVASPIQTYVPSTGLFQIVRKKFGASSVYVSDLWKSVLCISNNLNATQTSKLLHILGKLNEDSECHVIINADAACDILKCMERLPLDVNRSLCEHILKHLPFITIPEFPTSEDQRRLHERFMRFVPSQVHDQGLEPFYSSGDGNCFYNSISSILTGKEETSALLRLGAALYGLAHCDHIVQTYVKCFSDKDDALQWGACVSLSTPETAKLENATATEIITESVNQQVVSALKNYTDIGI, encoded by the exons atgtttttttttttttttgattgtATTCCATGTTGTAAAAGACGTACTGTAAATACCATTACatctacgttttttcttttaactgtgtttattttttttcggatttcattcttttattttcagttgaACGCAAGTTCAACAGACAGCTCCGATAATGATCAG GAAGCGCAACTGGATGATCAATCCCCAACCACTTTACGACAGTCGTCAAGAAAAAAGAGG CTGAGATATGAATCAGATGGGAACAAGAGAAACCAAATGGACAGACGCTATATGCGCTCCATGCAGAAAAAA ATGACAGAATGGTATAAAAGAACTAAACTTCCAACCCTTTGTCTGGCATTTAGGAAAGGACAGTTCTGGATTGCAACAG ATGTTCCTCAGCTAAAAGGATTTGCACAAGATGTTCATGTGCAACAAGCATTTTTAAGACAGTTTCGAGCTGGGTTTAATCCCTTACCAG CTCAATCAGCAGTTCAGCAAAGTGAACTGAATGAAGAATTCCCCAAAGAATATGATGACTTCAGGGTGACAGATTTGAGGAAAATTGTAATAAAGGCTGTAATGAGTGACG GACGAACAAGACCCAGTTGGGGAAAGCCTGCAAGCAGACCCTGCTGGTGGCCCTGTGACATACCATTCGTGGATGTCAACAACCACAAGACACGACCAAGGATGGAACAGCTATTGGCCATTCTCAATTCTTTCAATGAGTGGAAGGATCATGGTGGCATGTCAGCTGATAGCGACAATTTAATTGAGCACGATGAACCTCAAAGTCCTGAGGTTCCTATAGCTGTTGAATCCACGCCCCCTGCTGCAGAAGCATCATCCACATCTGTTCAATGCACATCAACAGCTGCATATGCACCTGCTGTTGGAGCACTATCCACATCAACACCTATACAAAGATCATCTGCCCAAACACAATTAACACCCATATCTTCACAAGTGTCATCTGCACCCACACACTGCACATCAACACCTGTAACTTTTGCTTTACCTACCTCTTCAGAGCAACCAGTTGCCAGTCCCATACAAACTTACGTACCTTCAACAGGATTGTTTCAAATTGTGAGGAAGAAATTTGGAGCAAGCTCTGTTTATGTTAGTGACCTTTGGAAAAGTGTCCTTTGCATCAGCAATAATTTAAATGCCACCCAGACTTCCAAGTTATTGCATATACTTGGTAAATTAAATGAAGAT TCTGAATGCCATGTTATCATTAATGCCGATGCAGCATGTGACATTCTTAAATGTATGGAAAGGCTCCCTTTGGATGTGAACAGGAGTTTATGTGAAcacattttaaaacatttgccCTTTATTACCATTCCTGAATTCCCAACCAGTGAAGACCAGCGAAGACTTCATGAAAG ATTTATGAGGTTTGTGCCATCTCAAGTCCATGACCAGGGCCTGGAACCCTTTTACAGCAGTGGTGATGGCAACTGTTTTTATAACTCAATATCAAGTATTTTGACCGGCAAAGAAGAGACTTCTGCTTTGTTGCGACTAGGGGCAGCATTGTATGGCCTTGCTCATTGTGATCACATTGTGCAGACT TATGTGAAGTGTTTCTCAGACAAGGATGATGCTCTACAGTGGGGTGCTTGTGTCAGCCTGTCAACACCAGAAACTGCAAAGCTTGAAAATGCCACAGCAACTGAAATTATCACTGAAAGTGTAAACCAACAAGTGGTCTCAGCCCTTAAAAATTATACAGATATTGGTATATGA